In the genome of Raphanus sativus cultivar WK10039 chromosome 9, ASM80110v3, whole genome shotgun sequence, the window TTAGCATTCAAAAATGGTGAGTAAGACCCAAAAATATAACAGCCTCTTGCCTAACGCTTGTTGCTTATCTTTTGTTACTCTTACTCTGTAGATATCCAGTTCtggaacaaaaacaaatctatGGAAGGACTCTCTGCGAAGTCTGTTGTACTGAACTTCATCTGTCAGTTTGTCATCTTCCTCTACCTGCTTGACAACGCACACCTCATGGATGATACTGGCTAGTTCCGGAGTTGGCGTCTGCATTGAGTTCTGGAAGATAGGGAAAGCCATGCGAATAGAGGTTGATAGAAGTGGAATGATTCCACGGTTGAGGTTCCACGACCGTGAGTCCTATGCAAGCAACAAGACCAAAGAGTATGATGACATTGCCATCAAATTCTTATCTTATGTGCTGGGATTATCGATATACTCTCTCGCTTACGAGCGCCACAAGAGCTGGTATTCATGGATCTTGTCTTCATTAACAAGCTGTGTCTACATGTTCGGTAAATAAAAGCCTTTAAACCATACTCAAAAAACTTATTGAGATTATTATGAAAAAATGTTCttgatgtgtgtgtgtttgcagGTTTCATCATGATGTGTCCTCAGCTATTCATCAACTATAAGCTAAAGTCAGTGGCGCATTTACCATGGAGACAGATGACTTACAAGTTCCTCAACACCATTATTGATGATCTCTTTGCCTTTGTCATCAAAATGCCGATTCTGCATCGGCTCTCTGTGTTCCGTGATGGTGAGTAAACTAACTCTAGCGAAAACTCTACTTTGGATGCAAACAGGCTTTTTGTAATGGATCTGTTTctgtctgtgt includes:
- the LOC108825248 gene encoding LOW QUALITY PROTEIN: uncharacterized protein LOC108825248 (The sequence of the model RefSeq protein was modified relative to this genomic sequence to represent the inferred CDS: deleted 1 base in 1 codon), with protein sequence MISETLYKIPNQGSVSEVPLNLEISPISMMKWQLFQQVDQSFQMQRSYGSMLDGESDELKRVFLEGNPYLLGITMCVSMLHSVFDFLAFKNDIQFWNKNKSMEGLSAKSVVLNFICQFVIFLYLLDNHTSWMILASSGVGVCIEFWKIGKAMRIEVDRSGMIPRLRFHDRESYASNKTKEYDDIAIKFLSYVLGLSIYSLAYERHKSWYSWILSSLTSCVYMFGFIMMCPQLFINYKLKSVAHLPWRQMTYKFLNTIIDDLFAFVIKMPILHRLSVFRDDVIFLIYLYQRWVYPVGKTRVNEFGFGGEDETAEKKLITEKQEEEEDNKKTN